In Paenibacillus larvae subsp. larvae, the following proteins share a genomic window:
- the thiI gene encoding tRNA uracil 4-sulfurtransferase ThiI, translated as MQPELIVVRLGELTLKGKNRMRFENKILSQLQNVLQDYPDCVISREYGRVYVHLHVTDYRSVANQVKQVFGVESFCPAYQSELDLEAIRKKALIIAKGQPHVPTTFKVYVRRVNKMFPYGSHEMNHLVGGYVLQACPWLKVDVHHPELELRIEIREQGALLYTYSEMEEAAGGFPLGMSGKGMLLLSGGIDSPVAGWMAMRRGLEIEAVHFHSYPYTSERAKQKVIELARILSRYGGIIKLHLVPFTEIQTRIHQEYRENLLITIYRRCMYRIAEKLAEKRKALALVTGESLGQVASQTLTSMNVIGRVVEMPIIQPLVTLDKKEIVKVAQEIGTFETSILPYEDCCTIFMPKSPSTKPNLKLIETIEKGMPWLPELIDRAVEETEMIVLKPEKTEQLDHLF; from the coding sequence ATGCAGCCAGAATTGATTGTAGTCCGTCTCGGCGAGCTTACTTTAAAAGGAAAAAATCGCATGAGATTTGAAAATAAAATATTGTCTCAATTGCAAAATGTACTTCAGGATTATCCGGATTGTGTCATAAGTCGTGAATACGGACGGGTATATGTGCACCTGCACGTTACGGACTACCGTTCAGTTGCCAACCAGGTCAAACAAGTTTTTGGAGTGGAATCTTTTTGTCCGGCATATCAATCGGAACTTGACCTGGAAGCGATCCGGAAAAAGGCTTTGATTATTGCCAAGGGACAGCCTCATGTGCCTACCACTTTTAAGGTTTACGTTCGCCGAGTGAATAAAATGTTTCCCTACGGTTCCCATGAGATGAATCACTTGGTAGGAGGATATGTCCTACAGGCTTGCCCCTGGTTGAAAGTAGATGTTCATCATCCTGAGCTGGAACTTCGGATAGAAATTAGAGAACAGGGGGCTCTTCTGTATACGTATTCTGAAATGGAGGAAGCTGCCGGGGGATTCCCTTTGGGCATGAGCGGAAAAGGAATGCTTCTGCTTTCGGGCGGCATTGATAGTCCGGTAGCCGGATGGATGGCGATGCGCCGGGGACTGGAGATTGAAGCGGTACATTTTCACAGTTATCCATATACTAGTGAACGTGCAAAACAGAAGGTCATTGAGCTTGCACGTATCCTTTCCAGATATGGGGGCATTATTAAACTTCATCTTGTGCCTTTTACGGAAATTCAAACACGAATACACCAGGAGTACAGAGAAAATTTGCTGATTACCATTTATCGACGCTGCATGTACCGGATTGCTGAAAAACTGGCTGAGAAACGGAAAGCACTTGCATTAGTTACAGGAGAAAGCTTGGGACAAGTAGCCAGTCAGACCTTGACAAGTATGAATGTTATCGGCAGGGTAGTAGAAATGCCAATTATTCAACCTCTGGTGACATTGGATAAAAAAGAAATTGTGAAGGTAGCCCAGGAAATCGGCACGTTCGAGACTTCAATTCTTCCCTATGAGGATTGCTGTACAATTTTCATGCCAAAATCACCAAGTACAAAACCTAATCTAAAATTAATAGAAACAATCGAAAAGGGAATGCCTTGGCTGCCGGAATTGATCGACCGTGCTGTGGAAGAGACAGAAATGATCGTTTTAAAACCGGAAAAAACGGAGCAATTGGATCATTTATTTTAA